CTGGGCGGCAGGCGGCCCATCAGGTGATAGGCGATCCGGCGCACCAGCGGCGCATGCGTTTTTACCAGTTGATCGGCCGGAACCTTAGTGATTTCAAGGTATTCGCTCGCGACACTCACAACGGCAGCCCTCCCCCCACGTGCTCACGCCCGGCAAAAAAGCCGATGCGACCCTGACCACGGGGTTCGGGTTCACCCCATGTATCGACCGACCTGGCCAAATTCTTGAATCCCACCGCCGAACGGCTGCTCGGCCAGGCTTCGACCACTGCCGACTGGCGGCGGATCGCCTGGCGCAGGTACTCGTCGTGCGGCACCATGCCCATGAAATCGAGCGACACATCCAGGAAGCGGTTGGTCACCCGGGAAAGCTTTTCGAACAGCTGGCGCCCTTCCTGCGCATGGCGGACCATGTTGGCCACGATGCGGAAACGGTTCACCGCGAACTCGCGCGACAGCACCTTGATCAGTGCATAGGCGTCGGTCAGCGAAGCCGGTTCGTCGCAGACCACGACCACGACCTCGTCCGAGGCGGCGGCGAACATCGACACGCTGTCGGAAATGCCGGCCGCGGTATCCACGATCAGGTATTCCGGCGCCAGCGGGTATTCGTCGAAGGCGCG
Above is a genomic segment from Luteibacter aegosomatissinici containing:
- a CDS encoding MinD/ParA family protein; protein product: MTTHVDNSQAAGLNWLADRRPTRSIAIAGGKGGVGKTTVAVNLGMALAMGGRDVLLLDADLGMANIDVLLGLQPTRHLGHMLEGACAIEDLVLEAPHGLKVIPATSGTRRMAQLPNIEHAAVIRAFDEYPLAPEYLIVDTAAGISDSVSMFAAASDEVVVVVCDEPASLTDAYALIKVLSREFAVNRFRIVANMVRHAQEGRQLFEKLSRVTNRFLDVSLDFMGMVPHDEYLRQAIRRQSAVVEAWPSSRSAVGFKNLARSVDTWGEPEPRGQGRIGFFAGREHVGGGLPL